The Fusarium falciforme chromosome 7, complete sequence genome window below encodes:
- a CDS encoding Peptidase A1 domain-containing protein, translated as MHAFHHLTVLLIGILPASASTLPHPDGDRHVNASCSRSVAVPAVWNGFGYLFNITVGTPPQELTMLSDWTWMSLFVRSGRCLNQYDPSLCLGTSGQTWFDERASTSFANTSLPQLSWPLTAFAPNFTVDYGTDDVCIGDLCSAGTVLQVSDFPYPGEGIPKVPFGGIFGMAPVTAGLNETFHPANYQAWKAGRLGSRVGWNSCAALASSDPCLGGEAKLVFGGTDSSLYDNDTLRIYEIQNPDWLSDAFYPLTPPRENYWTTPLTGSWILGTSEEGSRNFAVPFSGSNGSNVTPLAVLDEGSEGLGAPLSLNAYNWLVDQVRGTLASNDTIEEIHAQGSSGFNTAEQDWYTVSCDEIDSYPELVYELNGHTNYTIPPQDYVTKIGDSSTCYLNVNVWKYGRTEDGNAKVALLGLAFLKRVYVVLDFETQSFGLAPLSM; from the coding sequence ATGCATGCGTTTCACCATCTCACCGTACTGCTGATCGGCATTCTGCCTGCATCCGCGTCTACCCTCCCACATCCCGACGGTGACCGCCATGTCAATGCCAGCTGCAGCAGAAGCGTTGCAGTACCCGCGGTATGGAACGGGTTCGGGTACCTGTTCAACATCACCGTGGGTACTCCTCCGCAGGAGCTGACGATGCTCAGTGACTGGACGTGGATGTCTCTCTTTGTCAGATCAGGAAGGTGTCTCAACCAATACGACCCTTCTCTGTGTCTCGGCACCTCTGGTCAGACATGGTTCGATGAGAGAGCGTCCACCTCATTCGCCAACACGTCGTTACCTCAACTGTCATGGCCGCTTACGGCCTTCGCCCCGAACTTCACCGTCGACTACGGAACGGATGACGTGTGCATCGGCGACCTCTGCTCCGCCGGTACGGTCCTACAGGTGTCAGATTTCCCGTACCCCGGTGAGGGGATCCCCAAGGTCCCATTCGGCGGCATATTCGGCATGGCCCCGGTTACGGCCGGTCTCAACGAAACGTTCCACCCTGCCAATTACCAGGCATGGAAGGCGGGGAGACTCGGTTCTCGCGTGGGCTGGAACTCCTGTGCCGCACTGGCATCGTCTGATCCGTGTCTCGGTGGTGAGGCGAAGCTCGTTTTTGGCGGTACTGATTCGTCTTTGTACGATAATGATACCCTGCGGATATACGAGATCCAGAATCCAGACTGGTTATCCGATGCCTTCTACCCGCTTACACCCCCACGGGAAAACTACTGGACGACTCCACTGACAGGCAGTTGGATCCTTGGAACCTCAGAGGAAGGGTCCCGGAACTTTGCGGTTCCTTTTAGCGGCTCCAACGGTAGCAATGTCACTCCGCTTGCAGTTCTCGACGAGGGCTCTGAGGGTCTCGGTGCACCTCTGTCGCTCAACGCCTACAATTGGCTAGTTGATCAAGTAAGAGGCACTCTTGCATCGAACGATACCATTGAAGAGATCCATGCCCAAGGATCATCAGGATTCAATACCGCCGAGCAGGATTGGTACACCGTATCCTGCGATGAAATCGACAGCTACCCTGAGCTTGTCTACGAGCTCAATGGGCACACCAACTACACCATTCCCCCACAAGATTATGTCACCAAGATTGGCGACTCATCTACATGTTATCTTAACGTCAACGTTTGGAAGTATGGTCGTACTGAAGATGGAAACGCCAAGGTGGCTCTGCTGGGTCTTGCGTTCTTGAAGCGGGTGTACGTGGTGTTGGATTTTGAGACTCAATCCTTTGGGCTTGCGCCTCTCTCTATGTAG